A region of the Stutzerimonas stutzeri genome:
TCGAGCAGACGCAACGCGACACGACGTTTGCCGACATTCCTGCGATTGCCCGTGGCCAATTGGACTGGGAAGACGCCGCGAGAATTCAGGCACCGAATCTGCTGATTCTCGACACCCATCTGCTGAGCAACATGCTCTGGAGTCATGCGCTGTTCGGCGATTGCCCCGCCTGGCTCGAGGACGAGCTGCTGGCGCGGGATTACCACCAGCACCTGCTGCTCTCGCCCGAGGGTATCGAATGGCATTCCGACGGCCAGCGCTGCCAGCCGGACATCAGCGAAAGACTGGAGTTCTTCGAGGCATGTCGCAGCTGGCTGGTGCAGCGGGATCGGCCCTTCGTCGAGGTCGGTGGCAGCTGGACCGACCGCGAGCGGCAGGCGATCGCACACACCCGTGCTCTGCTAGGCGAAAAGCCCTAGGGCTGGCGGTCGCGACGGAGCAACAGGCCGATGGCAAGCATGACCAGCAGGCTACCCGGCAACCAGTGCACACCCATGCGTGCCGGCTGATCGAAGAACAGCAGCAGCATCGAGACGAAGGGCACCAGGTAGCTGTAGGCCGTGACCGCACCGGGCGTGAGAACGGACGTCGCTCGCTGCTGCAGGAAGAAGGTCATGGCGCTGGAAAAAACGCCGAGGTAGATCACCAGCAACAGATCCAGC
Encoded here:
- a CDS encoding AAA family ATPase, with product MKVLVLTGPESTGKSWLAQRLLRTFGGVMVGEYVRHYIEQTQRDTTFADIPAIARGQLDWEDAARIQAPNLLILDTHLLSNMLWSHALFGDCPAWLEDELLARDYHQHLLLSPEGIEWHSDGQRCQPDISERLEFFEACRSWLVQRDRPFVEVGGSWTDRERQAIAHTRALLGEKP